The following proteins are encoded in a genomic region of Luteibaculum oceani:
- a CDS encoding LytR/AlgR family response regulator transcription factor translates to MRTLIVDDERLARQELKKLLSQYDNLDIIGEAANGEEAAEKINAEKPDLVFLDIQMPGKSGFDLLEDLDHIPYVIFVTAYDEYAIKAFEVNALDYLLKPVENHRLEEALKKVEHRLSEDRSHAEESTSTNEDVLNLDNQIFLKDGDKCWFVSLSDVRLFESEGNYVRVYFKDKKPLILKSLNNLEKRLDPSVFFRTNRKFIVNLRWVESVETWFNGGLQLELKDGTKVEVSRRQAAKFKDVMSL, encoded by the coding sequence ATGAGAACTTTAATTGTAGACGACGAAAGACTAGCCAGGCAGGAATTAAAAAAATTATTGTCGCAATACGACAATCTCGACATCATTGGAGAGGCAGCAAACGGAGAAGAAGCAGCAGAAAAAATAAATGCGGAAAAACCCGATTTAGTATTTCTAGATATCCAAATGCCTGGTAAAAGCGGTTTCGATTTGCTAGAGGATCTCGATCACATTCCTTATGTGATATTTGTTACTGCCTATGATGAATATGCGATAAAAGCCTTTGAGGTAAACGCACTAGACTACCTGTTAAAGCCAGTAGAAAATCATCGCCTGGAGGAAGCCTTAAAAAAGGTGGAGCACAGGTTAAGCGAGGATAGATCGCACGCGGAGGAAAGCACTTCTACCAACGAGGACGTACTTAACTTGGATAACCAAATCTTCTTGAAGGATGGAGACAAATGTTGGTTCGTATCCCTTTCAGATGTTCGTCTTTTTGAATCGGAAGGAAACTATGTTCGAGTTTATTTTAAGGACAAAAAGCCACTAATTTTAAAATCACTAAACAACCTTGAAAAAAGACTAGACCCTTCTGTTTTCTTTAGGACCAATAGAAAATTCATTGTTAACCTACGTTGGGTAGAAAGCGTAGAAACCTGGTTTAACGGCGGGTTACAATTGGAGTTAAAAGATGGTACCAAAGTAGAGGTATCCAGAAGACAAGCCGCGAAATTTAAAGATGTAATGAGCTTATAA
- a CDS encoding GLPGLI family protein, with amino-acid sequence MKLYLSLIIALLTGFSGVAQLTEGRIVYQEKIDVHAKLPERAKQFKDMIPRYKEFNKELLFNADLSKYQSPEVEEDEVVEKQQGGMHMRFKQMKDNSEVVHDIKEQTRVELKEFMGRNFVVVDENEKPFNWKIGAGQKEILGYVCQEAIHYGEKDTILAWFTPQIPVSTGPRGVGKLPGMILGLELDNGLVTVMATKIEEQEVDAKTMSIKGKGKKVTKEEFKAIVEEKTKEMEEQHGGNGMVIRVAR; translated from the coding sequence ATGAAACTATACTTAAGCTTAATTATCGCATTACTTACAGGATTTTCGGGTGTTGCCCAACTAACTGAAGGTCGTATTGTATATCAAGAGAAAATTGATGTTCATGCAAAGCTGCCTGAGCGTGCTAAGCAGTTTAAAGACATGATTCCTCGCTATAAAGAATTTAACAAAGAGCTATTATTTAACGCCGATCTTTCTAAATATCAATCGCCAGAAGTTGAGGAAGACGAGGTTGTAGAAAAACAACAAGGTGGCATGCACATGCGCTTTAAGCAGATGAAAGACAATTCAGAGGTTGTGCATGATATTAAAGAACAAACCCGAGTAGAATTGAAGGAGTTTATGGGTAGAAATTTCGTTGTGGTTGACGAAAATGAAAAACCTTTTAACTGGAAAATCGGTGCTGGGCAAAAAGAAATTCTTGGTTATGTATGTCAAGAAGCCATCCACTACGGAGAAAAAGACACCATTTTAGCTTGGTTCACCCCTCAAATCCCGGTATCTACTGGACCAAGAGGAGTAGGTAAACTTCCAGGAATGATTTTAGGATTGGAATTAGATAACGGGCTTGTTACCGTTATGGCCACCAAAATTGAGGAGCAAGAGGTAGATGCTAAAACCATGTCTATAAAAGGAAAAGGTAAAAAAGTTACCAAAGAAGAGTTTAAAGCCATTGTGGAAGAGAAAACCAAAGAAATGGAAGAGCAACACGGCGGAAACGGAATGGTAATTAGAGTAGCACGATAA
- a CDS encoding sensor histidine kinase — MPKQINRNKSYLLVVAAICIIGLCGLIVHFLGGSYHSAKTELRRQSTRNLLFTQKAITDSIQQQATQEDLRVAVTLLKSIASDIDDGKKSRSISITKRVNRKDTSGLYKEGWLKEFKLNINLDSIISQELSYVDSLTGIMSLVQDSIKIDTIIKNHNNIRIEKHHGEPGRGSKHNWFSKKVERELLFADTALLTKKFNAAFSDEPHPISLSWVVVDSTVKGFNPHNFRLVSNPKIKVEPKYVGIESAALSKIKRQAALSLVLLLLVIFAFWQFIRNARKQEKLLLFKNELISNISHELKTPVSSVKIAIESLLKRKENQDERTTAYLEQSAKEINKLQYLIDKVLQSSILEEGQIPLQIGKVNLFDCCQHAIQSLDLLAKEKGMEIKLESKIPTAVAKADKDILCRAIANVIENAIKYGPQDSLVEVVIGTHSSGYQIRVRDGGSGVSAEYLSSIFDRFFRMPTGNVHNVKGHGLGLHFVKSVMEQMGGTVQAKNVESGFEITLNIPAYE; from the coding sequence ATGCCAAAGCAGATTAATAGAAATAAGAGTTATTTATTGGTGGTAGCGGCCATTTGTATTATTGGTCTATGTGGATTGATAGTACATTTCCTTGGAGGCAGTTATCATAGCGCCAAAACAGAGTTACGACGACAAAGTACCCGTAACTTACTTTTTACGCAGAAAGCAATAACAGACTCCATACAGCAACAGGCGACTCAAGAGGATTTAAGGGTGGCGGTAACCCTACTTAAATCTATTGCTTCAGATATAGATGATGGAAAAAAAAGCCGATCCATTTCCATTACGAAAAGAGTAAACCGAAAAGATACAAGTGGCTTATATAAAGAAGGGTGGTTGAAGGAGTTTAAGCTGAATATAAATCTGGATTCGATTATAAGCCAGGAGTTAAGTTATGTCGATTCTCTAACCGGAATTATGAGTTTGGTTCAAGACTCTATAAAGATTGATACCATAATTAAAAACCACAACAACATACGTATAGAAAAGCATCATGGAGAGCCCGGGCGAGGGTCAAAACACAATTGGTTTTCGAAAAAGGTGGAGCGCGAATTGCTGTTCGCCGACACGGCTTTGCTAACTAAAAAATTTAACGCGGCCTTTAGCGACGAGCCTCACCCTATTTCACTTTCCTGGGTGGTGGTAGATTCTACCGTGAAAGGATTCAACCCACATAATTTTAGATTGGTATCCAATCCCAAAATAAAGGTGGAACCTAAATACGTAGGGATAGAATCGGCAGCCTTAAGCAAAATAAAAAGGCAAGCAGCACTTTCTCTCGTTCTTTTATTGCTGGTGATTTTCGCCTTTTGGCAATTTATTCGCAATGCCAGAAAACAGGAAAAACTTTTACTGTTTAAGAACGAGCTGATTAGCAATATTTCGCATGAGCTTAAAACTCCTGTTAGTTCGGTTAAAATTGCTATTGAAAGTCTTTTGAAACGGAAGGAAAATCAAGATGAACGTACAACGGCGTATCTTGAGCAGTCTGCTAAAGAAATTAATAAGCTTCAATATCTCATCGATAAGGTGCTGCAATCGTCCATTCTAGAAGAAGGGCAAATTCCTTTACAAATTGGAAAAGTTAATTTGTTCGATTGTTGCCAACACGCGATTCAATCTTTAGATCTTCTTGCCAAAGAGAAGGGTATGGAAATTAAGCTTGAAAGCAAGATTCCAACAGCGGTAGCCAAAGCAGATAAGGATATTTTGTGTAGGGCAATTGCCAATGTAATAGAGAATGCAATTAAGTACGGACCACAAGATTCTTTGGTTGAGGTTGTAATTGGAACCCATAGTTCGGGATATCAAATTCGGGTGCGCGATGGAGGAAGCGGTGTTAGTGCCGAGTATTTATCTTCTATTTTTGATCGCTTCTTTCGAATGCCAACGGGTAATGTCCATAATGTTAAGGGACATGGTTTGGGCTTGCATTTTGTGAAAAGTGTAATGGAACAAATGGGTGGAACCGTTCAAGCAAAAAATGTGGAAAGTGGTTTCGAGATAACCCTAAATATACCTGCTTATGAGTAA
- a CDS encoding trimeric intracellular cation channel family protein: MDILFLTIDILGTAVFAISGFLGAFDKRLDFFGGSIIALVTAIGGGSIRDVLLGVTPVGWLSNRPILYAIFGGIFIALLFRKHLLKLRKTMMLFDTLGISLFTVLGTQVSLSMDIAPVSAVLLGTSSAVAGGVIRDTLCNEIPLVFKGNLFYATPCILGGFLYWILLKTPVNTEWSAIIAMSFIFTIRILAVRFKWKIPELV; encoded by the coding sequence GTGGATATCCTTTTTTTAACCATAGATATTTTAGGAACAGCTGTTTTTGCCATATCCGGTTTTCTGGGGGCCTTTGATAAGCGATTGGACTTTTTTGGAGGCAGCATTATTGCCCTGGTAACCGCGATAGGCGGAGGTTCTATAAGAGACGTATTACTTGGTGTAACGCCAGTGGGCTGGCTAAGTAACCGACCAATTCTCTACGCCATTTTTGGCGGGATTTTTATTGCCCTACTTTTTAGAAAGCATCTCTTAAAGCTGAGAAAAACCATGATGCTGTTTGATACCTTGGGAATAAGCCTTTTTACGGTATTGGGCACCCAGGTTTCACTTTCCATGGATATAGCACCTGTTTCTGCGGTACTATTAGGAACCTCATCGGCTGTGGCAGGTGGAGTAATTCGAGATACTTTGTGCAACGAAATCCCTCTCGTTTTTAAGGGCAATTTGTTTTACGCTACCCCATGCATTCTAGGTGGATTTTTATATTGGATATTGCTAAAAACCCCTGTAAACACAGAATGGTCGGCCATTATAGCTATGAGTTTCATTTTTACCATTAGGATTTTAGCCGTGCGATTTAAATGGAAAATCCCCGAGTTGGTTTAG
- a CDS encoding response regulator transcription factor, whose protein sequence is MSKILYLEDEPFLGQVVVDSLQENSYEVVWVKSGKKALEAFEKELFDLCLLDVMVPDIDGFSVGKQIRDVNAKIPIVFITAKSQGADVVQGFDSGGTEYIKKPFGLDELHARLKNQLNLLNAVAAEKEEISFGKFTLDAQRLKLQFEGETLVKLTHRECEILKMLGAKLNETVERKHLLKQIWGDDSYYNSRNLDVYIKKIRDYLSVDSEVEIITLKGVGYKLVCA, encoded by the coding sequence ATGAGTAAGATTTTATACTTGGAAGACGAACCATTTTTAGGTCAAGTGGTGGTAGATTCCCTTCAGGAAAATTCTTACGAAGTAGTTTGGGTGAAATCGGGTAAGAAGGCTCTTGAGGCGTTTGAAAAGGAGTTGTTTGATCTTTGTTTGTTGGATGTTATGGTTCCCGATATCGATGGTTTTTCCGTAGGGAAGCAAATTAGGGATGTCAATGCCAAAATCCCTATTGTTTTCATTACGGCTAAATCGCAAGGTGCAGATGTAGTACAGGGGTTTGATTCGGGTGGAACGGAGTACATAAAAAAGCCGTTTGGCTTGGATGAGTTGCATGCAAGACTTAAAAATCAACTGAATTTACTGAACGCTGTTGCAGCAGAAAAGGAGGAAATTTCTTTTGGGAAATTTACACTGGATGCCCAGCGGTTAAAGCTGCAATTTGAAGGTGAAACCCTAGTTAAATTAACGCATCGCGAATGCGAAATATTGAAAATGTTAGGTGCAAAGCTTAACGAAACGGTTGAGCGCAAGCATCTTTTGAAACAAATATGGGGAGATGACTCCTATTACAATTCCAGAAACTTGGATGTGTACATCAAGAAAATTCGCGATTACTTAAGTGTGGATTCAGAAGTGGAAATAATTACCCTAAAAGGAGTGGGATATAAGTTGGTTTGTGCCTAA